In one Chitinophaga sancti genomic region, the following are encoded:
- a CDS encoding family 78 glycoside hydrolase catalytic domain — MIRIILVSICLSFLMPASAQQLFDDDWLFYRGNAQGAENPAFNDKEWRKVDLPHDWSIEDLPGTNSPFSPGAISQVSGGFTTGGTGWYRKHFTVSKKTPKLILQFDGVYMNATIWLNGKKLGKHPYGYTTFSYDITDKVEEGKENVLAVLVRNEGENSRWYAGSGIYRHVWLKSHQHNIFITTPLVNRNAATVVIKTNEQATTRIYNQVGVLVATQPSTPSVSQQFHIAKPSLWSVDTPGLYKAITIIDTDTITTLFGIRTFTVDAVNGARLNGIPIKLKGGCVHHDNGPLGAKAYDRAEERKVALLKASGYNAIRCAHNPPSPAFLDACDRLGMLVVDEAFDTWKDPKNPEDYHVFFNDWWQRDLESMVNRDRNHPAVIMWSIGNEIPHREKPEVAAVAHTLRHYLLQLDSTRLITCGVNGIAPDKDTFLSALDVAGYNYALDKYEPDHARVPNRVIMATESFPLDAGTYWEGVIKHPWVIGDFVWTAFDYIGEASIGWLGYMQHQGFYPWNLAYCGDIDICGWKRPQSYYRDALWMPGQLSLFVHPPQPTYALNPDKIDWSRWEWQDVSDSWNWPGNEGKPLEVVAYSSYEQVELFLNGKSLGKKAVKDHSASWQVPYTAGTLTAVAGKKKATLVTTGPAEKLQLQSDTLQLAPNNQDLAYITVNVLDSAGHRHRGDTSMINFKVEGPATIVGVGNADPRSLESNQAARRKAFHGRALVIIKAGKTPGAIRLTASSPNLQAAEITFNSAGLQPSAITFNNTRPQWIAYEEMPDSLRLVPGLPDDKTKAQQRTVTPLFRKTFTTTQPVKSARLSITGLGHYECTINGKKVGNHFLAPGWTNYDKRVLYNSYDITHYLKNGENAIGVIVGNGFYYINKERYHKLLTAFGYPKMYCELELTYLDGSRTTIVSDQSWKTAPSPVTYTSIYGGEDYDARLEQDGWDCPGFDDQSWQNALVVKAPKGTLEEEKDYPVTLAESIPVKSVHNNVYDFGQNASGIISLKIKGHKGQTIQLIPAELLTSTGLANQRATGKPYYYSYTLKGNQVEEWQPRFTYTGFRYVQVEGARPDQIIDLKLLHNRNSSPENGSFTCSNPLFNQIYDLVKWAIKSNLQSVATDCPHREKLGWLEQDYLMGNSIQFNYDVRLLYQKLVRDMIDAQTPEGLVPDIAPEYVFFDDKGFGFRDSPEWGSACVILPWLLYKWYGDIGTMQTAYPMMQRYIAYLESKANNHILSYGLGDWFDYGPARPGVAQLTPKDLTATAIYYYDCKLMADMAAVLKKKDAGTYRTLAADIKSAFNNKFFNKQTNVYATGSQTAMAMPLCTGLVDETNKAAVFKNLTDSIIHNNNKLTAGDIGFHFLVQALQEGGASQLIYDMNCRNDVPGYGYQIAKGATALTESWPALAEVSNNHLMLGHIIEWFYNGLAGIQQSASSIAYRDIVIKPEIVGDITHVKASYHIPDGIIRSEWELKNQHFTLHVSIPSNTKASIMLPITSAQSISKNGQKIKPTQYENGRAVIRISSGEYTFSVY, encoded by the coding sequence ATGATCCGGATTATCCTCGTCAGCATATGTTTATCCTTTTTGATGCCAGCCAGCGCACAGCAGTTATTTGATGATGATTGGCTGTTCTACAGGGGCAATGCACAGGGTGCTGAAAATCCTGCATTCAATGATAAAGAATGGAGAAAAGTAGACCTGCCGCATGACTGGAGCATAGAAGACCTGCCGGGCACAAATTCACCGTTTAGTCCGGGAGCGATCAGCCAGGTAAGTGGTGGTTTTACCACCGGTGGTACCGGCTGGTATCGCAAGCATTTTACTGTTTCAAAAAAGACCCCAAAATTGATCCTGCAATTCGATGGTGTATACATGAATGCTACGATCTGGCTCAATGGAAAAAAGTTAGGCAAACACCCCTATGGGTATACCACATTCAGTTATGATATTACTGATAAAGTAGAAGAAGGGAAAGAGAATGTGCTTGCAGTACTTGTAAGGAATGAAGGAGAGAATAGCCGCTGGTATGCGGGTTCAGGTATTTACAGGCATGTATGGTTAAAGAGTCACCAGCACAACATTTTCATCACTACGCCGCTTGTGAATAGAAACGCAGCGACTGTTGTTATTAAAACTAATGAACAGGCGACTACCCGTATTTACAACCAGGTTGGAGTATTGGTCGCCACACAACCATCCACCCCATCTGTAAGCCAGCAATTCCATATCGCCAAACCATCCCTCTGGTCAGTAGATACCCCCGGTCTGTACAAAGCCATTACAATTATCGATACTGATACAATTACCACTCTTTTCGGTATCCGCACCTTTACCGTTGATGCCGTAAACGGTGCCCGTCTGAATGGTATCCCTATCAAGCTAAAAGGCGGCTGCGTGCACCACGACAACGGCCCCCTGGGTGCCAAAGCCTACGATCGCGCAGAAGAACGAAAAGTAGCCTTACTGAAAGCAAGTGGATACAATGCTATCCGTTGTGCCCATAATCCCCCTTCTCCGGCTTTTTTAGACGCTTGCGACCGTTTAGGTATGTTAGTGGTCGACGAGGCATTTGATACCTGGAAAGACCCTAAAAACCCCGAAGATTACCATGTATTCTTCAACGACTGGTGGCAGCGAGATCTTGAAAGCATGGTAAACAGGGATAGGAACCATCCTGCTGTGATCATGTGGAGCATTGGCAACGAAATCCCTCACCGGGAAAAACCGGAAGTAGCTGCCGTCGCCCATACCCTGCGCCACTACCTCTTACAGCTGGACAGCACCCGCCTTATTACCTGTGGTGTAAACGGCATCGCCCCCGATAAAGATACTTTCCTCTCCGCCCTCGATGTGGCGGGCTATAACTATGCCCTGGATAAATACGAACCTGATCATGCACGTGTACCCAATCGCGTAATCATGGCTACTGAATCTTTTCCGCTGGATGCCGGTACCTACTGGGAAGGCGTGATCAAACATCCCTGGGTGATCGGTGATTTCGTCTGGACAGCCTTCGACTACATCGGCGAAGCCAGCATCGGTTGGTTAGGCTATATGCAGCACCAGGGTTTCTATCCCTGGAACCTCGCGTATTGTGGAGACATAGACATCTGTGGCTGGAAACGTCCGCAATCCTATTACCGCGATGCCCTCTGGATGCCCGGTCAGTTATCCCTCTTTGTACACCCACCGCAGCCAACTTATGCACTTAACCCTGACAAAATAGACTGGAGCCGCTGGGAATGGCAGGATGTAAGCGATAGCTGGAACTGGCCGGGTAATGAAGGCAAACCATTGGAAGTGGTCGCCTACAGTTCATATGAGCAGGTAGAATTATTCCTCAATGGCAAATCACTGGGCAAAAAAGCAGTCAAAGATCACAGTGCCAGCTGGCAGGTACCCTATACAGCAGGTACCCTTACCGCTGTAGCAGGGAAAAAGAAGGCGACCCTGGTTACCACCGGCCCGGCAGAAAAATTACAATTACAATCCGATACCCTGCAGCTCGCACCCAATAACCAGGACCTTGCCTACATCACCGTCAATGTACTGGATAGTGCAGGCCATCGCCATCGGGGCGATACCTCAATGATCAATTTTAAAGTAGAAGGCCCTGCCACTATCGTAGGCGTCGGCAACGCGGATCCCCGCAGCCTGGAAAGTAACCAGGCGGCCCGGAGAAAAGCCTTCCATGGCCGCGCCCTGGTGATCATCAAAGCAGGTAAAACACCCGGTGCCATTCGTCTCACAGCCAGCAGTCCAAATTTACAAGCTGCCGAAATCACCTTCAATAGCGCCGGCCTGCAGCCATCAGCCATCACATTCAACAATACCCGTCCCCAATGGATCGCTTATGAGGAAATGCCTGATAGTCTGAGGCTGGTACCCGGTTTGCCCGATGATAAAACCAAAGCACAACAAAGGACGGTCACTCCCTTATTCCGCAAAACCTTCACTACCACCCAACCTGTAAAATCCGCCCGGCTCAGCATCACCGGACTAGGGCATTACGAGTGTACCATCAATGGTAAAAAAGTCGGTAATCATTTCCTGGCCCCCGGCTGGACAAACTACGACAAACGTGTTTTATACAATAGCTACGATATCACCCATTACCTTAAAAACGGGGAAAACGCCATCGGCGTCATCGTTGGCAATGGCTTTTATTACATCAACAAAGAAAGATACCATAAACTGCTCACTGCATTCGGCTATCCAAAAATGTACTGCGAGCTGGAACTCACCTACCTGGATGGTAGCAGGACAACGATCGTCTCTGACCAAAGCTGGAAAACAGCTCCCTCACCTGTTACTTATACCAGCATCTACGGTGGTGAAGACTACGATGCCCGGCTGGAGCAGGATGGCTGGGATTGCCCGGGATTTGATGATCAAAGCTGGCAAAATGCCTTAGTGGTTAAAGCGCCCAAAGGTACACTGGAAGAAGAAAAAGACTACCCGGTCACACTTGCGGAATCCATCCCTGTCAAATCTGTCCATAACAATGTCTACGATTTTGGTCAGAACGCATCCGGCATCATCTCTTTAAAGATAAAAGGTCACAAAGGGCAAACCATCCAGTTAATCCCTGCTGAATTATTAACATCCACCGGTCTTGCAAACCAGCGGGCTACCGGCAAACCTTATTACTACAGTTATACCCTGAAAGGCAATCAGGTCGAAGAATGGCAGCCCCGCTTTACCTACACAGGTTTTCGCTATGTACAGGTAGAAGGTGCCAGGCCGGATCAGATCATTGACCTGAAATTATTGCACAACCGGAACTCTTCTCCTGAAAATGGCAGCTTTACCTGCTCCAATCCCTTATTCAACCAGATCTACGACCTGGTCAAATGGGCCATCAAAAGTAATCTGCAAAGTGTAGCTACGGACTGCCCGCACCGAGAAAAACTTGGCTGGCTGGAACAGGATTACCTCATGGGAAATTCTATCCAGTTCAATTACGATGTGCGCCTTCTTTATCAAAAACTAGTCAGGGATATGATCGATGCACAAACCCCGGAAGGCCTCGTTCCCGACATTGCCCCCGAATATGTTTTCTTCGATGATAAAGGTTTTGGCTTTCGCGATTCTCCGGAATGGGGGAGTGCCTGTGTGATCCTGCCATGGCTGCTCTACAAATGGTATGGGGATATCGGAACGATGCAAACGGCTTACCCCATGATGCAGCGATATATTGCTTATTTAGAAAGTAAAGCAAACAATCATATCCTATCATATGGTCTCGGCGACTGGTTCGACTATGGCCCTGCCCGCCCCGGTGTTGCACAACTCACCCCCAAAGACCTCACCGCTACTGCCATCTATTATTATGATTGCAAGCTAATGGCAGATATGGCAGCTGTGCTGAAAAAGAAAGATGCCGGCACTTACCGTACGCTGGCCGCCGATATCAAATCAGCTTTCAACAATAAATTCTTTAACAAACAAACCAACGTATACGCCACCGGCAGCCAAACCGCCATGGCAATGCCCCTCTGTACCGGCCTCGTAGATGAAACAAACAAAGCAGCCGTATTTAAAAACCTCACCGACAGCATTATTCACAATAATAATAAACTCACTGCCGGCGATATCGGTTTTCATTTCCTGGTGCAAGCCTTGCAGGAAGGCGGCGCCTCTCAGCTTATTTATGATATGAACTGTCGTAACGATGTGCCTGGCTATGGTTACCAGATCGCCAAAGGCGCTACTGCACTCACAGAATCATGGCCCGCACTTGCCGAAGTTTCCAACAATCACCTCATGCTGGGCCATATCATAGAATGGTTTTACAACGGCCTTGCCGGCATCCAGCAATCAGCCAGCTCCATCGCATACCGCGACATTGTCATCAAACCAGAAATAGTAGGTGATATCACACACGTAAAAGCAAGCTATCACATTCCCGATGGTATCATTCGCAGTGAATGGGAACTAAAGAATCAACATTTTACCTTACATGTAAGCATTCCATCAAACACAAAAGCGAGTATAATGCTCCCCATTACTTCCGCCCAAAGCATTTCAAAAAACGGTCAGAAAATCAAACCCACACAATATGAAAACGGTAGGGCTGTCATCAGAATAAGTTCCGGTGAGTACACATTTTCCGTTTATTAA
- a CDS encoding SusC/RagA family TonB-linked outer membrane protein yields MMNRNNHFMRCTGLLFLLTMLQFHTLMAQQRKVTGQVSGKEGPLTNVSVQVKGTTTGAYTDDKGQFTIAVPNSSAVLVVRYVGMETKEVPVGDQTNFNIVLTSSASDLNEVVVVGYGTTKRTDLTGSVGSVNANELMERPSLTLQQAMAGKVAGVAVNTNSGRPGGRTSVRIRGFGSIKATNDPLYVVDGIVYPSDISTINPNDIESMDILKDASATAIYGTRGANGVIMITTKKGSKKGGVVNYSGYVSAGKMARKQDVLNSKEFLATEDLAYANAAKFDPTGFANGAYKDPKVKRAQYIGTLFDSNLNPLYDVDWQDAVTRTAISQGHNLSFSGGDEKSTYGLYLGYNDEQGVIKESYAKRYTARATMDRQMNDWLKVGGTIGYVVNKEKRQDATTGGNNVTRQMIEMIPIVPFKYPNGTYGKRGDYEGMESGDNPLSQLYEDRRQYNNNVFNGNVYANIQLYKDLVFTSTFGANVRDEYDPYFNSTLSNLANEYGKNYAEITSYHSTFYQWENHFTYNKTIGKDHRVSATVGQEIQKLNYLKDVVAVQSLSDDYYGWNNLGSASTVNTPSSEAYSWAMASFFARANYAFKDRYLVTFTGRYDGSSRFGADNKFAFFPSAALGWRLSEEPFLKDNPTVNNLKLRASYGLTGNSEIGQYKSLANMTSNTLIFNGTRAAGTVISTMANPDLKWEKTKQVDVGFDLSLFNSRVNIAADYYKKNTKDLLLDAPVPASSGYATLTRNIGSLQNSGFEFSLNTVNIDRKNFSWNSTLNFSTLKNKITALGSNNEDIFMNPNFLDYTNILRVGKSVSSFYGYVREGTWSTAEATQAAKYGAKPGDLKFKDMNDDGQINSRDRTIIGKGIPDWYGTFSNSVRYKQFDFLLELQYSYGNDVFKLAEHSSEDRTGIANSFSTVLNAWTPEHQNTPIAQIRPTAAGYTSKLDNHKVENGSFIRGKNISFGYNLAEAACKRIGVGNARVYVAAQNFFLITKYTGYDPETTTWDDTFAQGMQFHDYPKARTVMLGLNVTF; encoded by the coding sequence ATGATGAATCGTAACAACCATTTCATGCGTTGTACAGGATTGCTATTCCTGTTAACCATGCTGCAATTCCACACCCTGATGGCCCAGCAAAGGAAGGTCACAGGGCAGGTCTCAGGTAAGGAAGGACCACTCACAAATGTATCAGTGCAGGTAAAAGGCACCACCACGGGTGCGTACACAGACGACAAAGGACAGTTCACTATCGCAGTGCCTAATTCCAGCGCTGTATTGGTAGTACGTTATGTAGGTATGGAAACCAAAGAAGTACCTGTCGGGGATCAGACAAACTTTAATATTGTATTAACCTCATCCGCCAGCGATCTGAACGAAGTGGTCGTAGTCGGTTATGGTACTACCAAACGTACAGACCTCACCGGTAGTGTGGGTAGCGTAAATGCAAACGAGTTGATGGAAAGACCATCCCTCACCCTGCAACAGGCCATGGCAGGTAAAGTAGCTGGGGTAGCCGTAAATACTAACTCCGGCCGCCCTGGTGGCCGTACCAGCGTACGTATCCGTGGTTTTGGTTCCATCAAAGCTACCAACGATCCGCTGTATGTAGTAGATGGTATCGTATACCCTTCTGACATCTCTACCATTAACCCGAACGATATCGAAAGCATGGACATCCTCAAGGATGCATCTGCTACCGCTATCTATGGTACCCGTGGTGCGAACGGTGTAATTATGATCACTACTAAAAAAGGTAGTAAGAAAGGTGGTGTAGTTAACTACAGCGGTTATGTAAGTGCCGGTAAAATGGCCCGCAAACAGGATGTACTGAACTCAAAAGAGTTCCTGGCTACAGAAGACCTGGCTTATGCCAATGCAGCCAAATTCGATCCTACCGGTTTCGCAAATGGCGCATACAAAGATCCTAAAGTGAAGCGTGCACAATATATCGGTACCCTCTTCGACTCCAACCTGAATCCACTCTACGATGTAGACTGGCAGGATGCCGTAACACGCACCGCTATCAGCCAGGGTCATAACCTCTCTTTCTCAGGTGGCGACGAAAAGTCTACTTATGGTTTATACCTGGGCTATAATGACGAACAGGGGGTGATTAAAGAATCTTATGCAAAAAGATATACTGCCCGCGCTACTATGGACCGCCAGATGAATGACTGGCTGAAAGTAGGTGGTACTATCGGTTACGTGGTAAACAAAGAAAAAAGACAGGATGCAACCACCGGTGGCAACAACGTAACCCGCCAGATGATCGAAATGATCCCGATCGTTCCTTTCAAATATCCTAATGGCACCTACGGTAAAAGAGGAGATTATGAAGGAATGGAATCAGGTGATAACCCACTGTCACAGTTGTACGAAGACAGGCGTCAGTATAATAATAATGTCTTTAACGGTAACGTATATGCTAATATCCAGCTATACAAAGACCTGGTATTTACCAGTACATTCGGTGCCAACGTGCGTGATGAATACGATCCTTATTTCAATAGCACGCTCTCTAACCTGGCAAATGAATATGGTAAGAACTATGCTGAAATCACCTCTTATCACTCTACTTTCTACCAGTGGGAAAACCACTTCACCTACAATAAGACAATCGGTAAAGATCATCGTGTCAGTGCTACTGTAGGTCAGGAAATACAAAAATTGAACTACCTGAAAGATGTAGTAGCTGTACAAAGCCTGAGTGACGACTACTATGGCTGGAATAACCTGGGTTCTGCTTCTACGGTAAATACGCCCTCTTCTGAAGCTTACTCATGGGCCATGGCATCATTTTTCGCCAGGGCAAACTATGCATTCAAAGATCGTTACCTGGTGACATTCACAGGCCGTTATGATGGTAGTTCCCGTTTTGGTGCGGACAATAAGTTTGCCTTCTTCCCATCTGCAGCATTAGGCTGGCGTTTGTCTGAAGAGCCTTTCCTGAAAGACAACCCAACTGTTAATAACCTGAAACTGCGTGCGAGCTATGGTCTGACCGGTAACTCCGAAATTGGTCAGTACAAGTCACTGGCAAACATGACTTCCAATACCCTGATCTTCAACGGTACCCGTGCTGCCGGTACTGTAATCAGCACCATGGCAAACCCGGACCTGAAATGGGAAAAGACCAAACAGGTGGACGTGGGCTTTGACCTCTCCCTGTTCAACAGCCGTGTGAACATCGCTGCTGACTATTATAAAAAGAATACCAAAGATCTCCTGCTCGATGCACCGGTTCCTGCTTCCAGCGGTTATGCTACGCTGACCCGTAACATTGGTAGCCTGCAGAACTCCGGTTTCGAATTCAGTCTGAATACGGTGAACATTGATCGTAAAAACTTCTCCTGGAATTCTACGCTCAACTTCTCCACACTGAAGAACAAGATCACTGCACTGGGCAGCAATAACGAAGACATCTTCATGAACCCTAATTTCCTGGATTATACCAACATCCTGCGTGTGGGTAAATCAGTAAGCTCCTTCTATGGTTATGTGCGTGAAGGTACCTGGAGCACTGCTGAAGCAACACAGGCTGCGAAGTATGGCGCTAAACCAGGTGACCTGAAGTTCAAAGATATGAACGACGACGGCCAGATTAACAGCCGGGACCGCACCATCATTGGTAAAGGTATTCCTGACTGGTATGGTACATTCTCCAACAGTGTACGTTACAAGCAATTTGACTTCCTGCTGGAATTACAATATTCCTATGGTAATGATGTATTCAAACTGGCAGAACACTCTTCTGAAGACAGGACCGGTATTGCAAACAGCTTCTCAACCGTGCTGAATGCATGGACGCCTGAGCACCAGAATACGCCGATCGCACAGATCAGGCCTACGGCTGCCGGTTACACCAGTAAGCTGGATAATCACAAAGTAGAGAATGGTTCATTCATCAGGGGTAAGAATATTTCCTTTGGTTATAACCTGGCAGAAGCTGCCTGTAAGAGAATAGGTGTAGGAAATGCACGTGTATATGTAGCTGCACAGAACTTCTTCCTGATTACCAAATACACAGGTTATGATCCGGAAACAACCACCTGGGATGACACCTTTGCACAGGGTATGCAGTTCCATGACTATCCTAAAGCAAGAACTGTCATGCTGGGCCTGAATGTTACTTTCTAA
- a CDS encoding RagB/SusD family nutrient uptake outer membrane protein codes for MNRSIIVLLSLSLMGMTGCSKFLEEKNPSSITMDNYYKNATQAQSAVDGAYEQLRVFQNGDGYGETPWISMEMLVGHAKTLGQSTYNSSMIKHTAGTSDPVFMSVWKGFYNGISNCNVAIQHIPDVSMDETQKSNLMGQLYFLRAFYYYQLVRLYGDVPLVLQGVSATSPELYPSRTATAAIYDQIVKDLQAAESSKMATTNITGRASIMAAKSLLSSVYLTMAGYPLQKGTSYYQLAADKAAEVIDGGGYQLFTSYAYLHDRAHKNGSEFIMQVQYSGSIISNNIARLIIPEKIGISKFGDEYGALMPYNQFVASYETGDKRTEEKQFFFTNYNGRDFGEYALYKYWLEEAANPSTGDANSDENWTLFRLPEIMLIYAEASNEVSGPTEKAYAQINAIRARANLSALSGLSKADFRQQVWKERYHELAFEDKAYFDIQRTHMMYDLPNNVFVDATSKANIQGITFTTKYYTWPLPQNELDANKNLTQNEEWK; via the coding sequence ATGAACCGCAGTATAATCGTTTTATTGAGCCTCTCCCTGATGGGAATGACAGGCTGTAGTAAATTCCTCGAAGAAAAGAATCCATCTTCCATTACGATGGATAACTACTATAAAAATGCTACCCAGGCACAGTCAGCCGTAGATGGTGCTTACGAACAACTGAGAGTATTCCAGAATGGGGATGGCTATGGTGAAACCCCATGGATCTCTATGGAAATGCTGGTAGGACATGCTAAAACACTGGGTCAGAGTACCTACAACAGTAGTATGATCAAACATACAGCCGGTACCAGCGATCCTGTATTCATGTCTGTATGGAAAGGTTTTTACAATGGTATTTCCAACTGTAATGTGGCCATCCAGCACATTCCTGATGTAAGCATGGATGAAACCCAGAAGAGCAACCTGATGGGGCAGTTATACTTCCTGCGTGCTTTCTATTACTACCAGTTGGTAAGATTATATGGCGATGTACCATTGGTACTGCAAGGGGTTAGCGCCACCAGCCCGGAACTGTACCCAAGCCGCACTGCTACTGCAGCAATATACGACCAGATCGTAAAAGATCTGCAGGCTGCAGAATCATCTAAAATGGCTACTACCAATATTACAGGCCGTGCATCTATCATGGCAGCAAAATCTTTGCTGTCCAGCGTATACCTTACCATGGCAGGCTACCCATTACAGAAAGGTACTTCTTACTACCAGCTGGCTGCTGATAAGGCAGCTGAAGTGATAGACGGAGGTGGCTATCAACTGTTTACCAGCTATGCTTACCTGCATGACAGGGCGCATAAAAACGGTAGTGAGTTCATTATGCAGGTGCAATATTCAGGAAGTATCATTTCCAACAATATTGCCCGCCTGATTATTCCAGAAAAGATCGGGATCTCTAAATTCGGTGATGAATATGGTGCACTCATGCCATACAACCAGTTCGTAGCATCTTACGAAACAGGGGATAAACGTACAGAAGAAAAACAATTCTTCTTTACCAATTACAATGGCAGAGACTTTGGTGAATATGCACTCTATAAATACTGGTTGGAGGAAGCGGCTAACCCAAGCACCGGTGATGCTAACTCTGATGAGAACTGGACCCTGTTCCGCCTGCCTGAGATCATGCTGATCTATGCAGAAGCCAGCAATGAAGTGAGTGGACCTACAGAAAAAGCATATGCACAGATCAATGCCATTCGTGCAAGAGCTAACCTGTCAGCATTGTCTGGTCTGAGCAAGGCCGATTTTCGCCAGCAGGTATGGAAGGAGCGATATCATGAACTGGCGTTCGAAGACAAAGCTTACTTTGATATCCAGCGTACACACATGATGTATGATCTGCCAAACAATGTATTTGTAGATGCTACCAGCAAGGCAAATATCCAGGGTATTACCTTTACGACGAAGTACTACACCTGGCCACTGCCACAAAATGAACTGGATGCGAACAAGAATCTTACACAGAACGAAGAATGGAAATAA